The nucleotide sequence AAGAAGTAACAGATATGAAGGCAACGATAACGATAgaactatatttatttataaatacaagaaAAGAGGAGACAGAACCCAAAATTCAGACCcactcgtctctctctctctcactcacacTCAAATGGAGTCATCGCCGTCGTCCCCACCTTCATCGCCTGGGATTCTCAACCTCGACTCTATCAGAGCTCTTAAAATCCTCGGACAAGGCGCCACCGGAACTGTCTTCCTCGCACATGACGTTGTTTCTGTctccccttcttcttcttccttcgccGTCAAGCTTGTCCACAAATCGTCAGCCTCCTCTCTCCGCCGTGCACGGTGGGAAATCGAGGTCCTCCGTCGTCTCTCCGTTGAAACGAACCAAAACCCGTTTCTCCCTCGTCTCTTAGCTTCCTTCGAGTCACCGGAATTTTTCGTATGGGCTGTCCCGTATTGCTCCGGCGGCGATCTCAACGTCCTTCTTCGCCGTCAAAACGACGGCGTTTTTAGCTCCTCTGTTATTAGATTCTACGTGGCTGAGATCGTCTGTGCGCTTGAGCATCTTCATTCCATGGGGATCGCTTACAGAGACTTGAAACCAGAGAACATATTGATTCAGCAATCCGGTCACGTTACACTCACCGACTTCGACCTTTCCCGGAGCCTCAAGAAGCCCACCCGACCCGAATTCTTTCAACCCGACCCGGAATTGTGCACCGATCCTAAAAAAAGTCGGAGCTTTTCTCGCTGGGTCTCGCCGGCGAAGTCAGAAAGCAAGAAAACGAGATCCGCTCGGGTCAACCCGATTACTCGCCGGAAAACGAGTTTTTCCTCCGGCGAACGTTCAAATTCCTTCGTCGGAACTGATGAGTACGTCTCGCCGGAGGTAATTCGCGGCGACGGTCACGACTTCGCCGTCGATTGGTGGGCTCTCGGTGTTCTGACGTACGAGATGATGTACGGAGAGACGCCGTTCAAAGGGAAGAGCAAGAAGGAGACTTTTCGAAATGTGCTGGTTAAAGAACCTGAGTTCGCCGGAAAACCAAATGATCTCACGGATCTTATCCGGCGGCTGCTTGTGAAAGACTCGAGTAGGCGGTTAGGCAGCCGCCGTGGCGCAGCGGAGATAAAGGAGCATCCTTTTTTCGCGGGTGTGAGGTGGCATTTGTTAACGGAAGTGTTACGACCTCCGTTTATTCCGTTGAGAGATGACGGGGAATTAACGGTTGGTGGGTTTGATATAAGGGAACATTTGGAGAAACTGAGGATGACGGTGTCATCAGCTCTTCCGTCACCGTTACAATCTCCTTCGCACGTGTGTCGTAACAGCGATTCGTTCATTGATTTCTGATCCACGGGTGTGGAATTAACACGTACAAAGTTGTAGAtacttatttttcttatgtggtgtaatttttattttttctggtTTTCGTTTATATGAAAATCATTGTTGAACTTTTTTGGTATATAGAAGACTTCGCTGCACAGTCCGAAGAAGAAACTagcaaattttaaataaaaatatcgcttttaaaaagataattataaGGAATCATTAGTATAGGATGTCGTggtagaaatataaaataatctatattattaaaacagaaacattgtGTTGGAcctaacatttattttataagtttttaaattaaatacatctTCCTACTTTATAGTTAAACCTACATTAAATCACTAATATTCTTCTCCTTATACTACTAtcaatgtttccaaacaatatagTCATTTCTTTATACTACTATCCATTTTCCCAAACAACACTATAATTAATCTTAtgtccaaacaatataaaatattagaacttatctttttaataaccaaatatttaaataaattaaataattaaaaaaatttataaaaaacgaaaataaataaaacttaattttacaggtttaaatactacaaaaacatttcaatcaatgataaatcaattaaattaacatattattttatttatatttactacGTAATTgttctatcatttatttaagtaaGATAACAATTCAATAATAGCcattacataaaaaataaatatataaacattatacaGTGTACAATaactataataacaaaaataattatgaatgttcaaaatatatgttatctaaaGAAAAATGCTTAATACtaattgttaacaaaaaaatttaaagcgattataatataaatgattaacaagaaaaattacacaaaacaattataataaaattaattaagttatataaaatggagtaatatgatcaagacatttatagttgttaattatatcttttttttctctatcaaaattttgtagaaatgtcataatttaataaaattgtaagacaataaactttaaaatttggattatAAGGTGACAAATTATAAAACTATagcaatttaaatcaaatttgatatgTTAACATATCGGACATCCATCGGTTCAATTGGTTAGTCTCGGATATAGTGATTTTTATAAACATGGATATTTTTAAAACCTAAATTGAATTATCGATTCACCGGATTAACCGATTTGACTGCGGATTCGGGTCAAATTTAAAAGCATTGATTTAAATGCaaagaaaattcaaataaacaaaattcttacaaattaacaaaatatttattaattattagtgAAAATTTTCATCATAAAATAATCCGCGCTTGCAAAGCGCAGATCATGATCTAGTTAAAGAATTAAATGAGAATGTGTAATCATATAATTACACGGTCTAATTCCTTCCGTAAAGCATGTTACCTGATAATTACACTTGACTACTTGAGAACTCACATTTTTTATATTCGTTTTCATTCACATACGTTGATAGCACTCAAAATCAATGTCTTAATTAattaaagacgaaaaagatTTAGATTGTGGAACGCGTACTTTACTTTTTAATCACCATAATTATTCAACTCTAATACAGTAGCTATTTCTTCTGCTGGCTTTATTAATGAATCGTATAGACAGCAATGTTCTACTGTGATTCGGTAAATAGTATGCTTTTAGCGGTGAGAGAAATGCGATACTGAAGTTGAGACTTAAGATAGCAATTAAGAAATTATCAACCACTCTTTAGACATGTTTATATTATAGTGTGTTAGTTTAGGGGCGACTTGATCCCACATATTTGATTACTTTATTGATATGTAATGCTTAACATGACAGATATAGTCATTGGAGTACAAAATGTCTCCTCAAGATTCCCCAACACTCTTATTATGACATTGACTTGCAGACTAGAACATATCTAAGGAGAATCTTTCATTTGAATCCCGGTGTTATTTATAAGACAGAATCTGAATTCATTATACAGTATCAATTCACAAATGTTATCAAACGTGTAGAGGTGCGCTACAACGTGGATTCTAAGAATTTGAATACATAGGTAGGTACGTATTTTTCAAAGTTATTATGGTTAACATGTTCGTCTTTAGAAATTAAGTTATTAAGATATCATTCTATGTCATATATGACTAGCACGGAGGAAATGAGTTAAGGagtggttcttttttttttgtcacgaagTTAAGGAGTGGTTCAAAATCTTGTCCATAATGGATCTAAGACAAACTCAATTTCTGTACGTCTGatataatactttatatacaaatatgttGTAATATATGTGCAGGAAAAAGCAAAGTCACGGGTAAAACAAAGCCTAACTATTTTAAGACCACgagtacaaatatatatataagctaaAGAGTTGGATGTTTAGCTTTGAGAATGAACTTTCATTTAGATGTTAGGCCAAAAGTTGTATAGAAAATTAGTATACTAATACTAGCTACGTTGAAAAATAtcgtcttcttttttttttgataaagggtTTGCTTGAATTAATTATTGGTCCATACAAAGATTACAAAGAGAAAGGGTAAGGTAGAAGGGATTAAGTTTAGCTTAATCTACTTAGCATCTCAAAGAGAGTGATAGGACATAAGAGAAAGAAATGATCCTTAGATGTGAGGTCCATGACCACCACACGGCCACCACGACCCCGTTCCTTGACCAACTAGTATCACGCACCTTTTGAGAAGGTTTCAAAGGCCTTCCACAACGAGATTTTTGAGTAAATGCATTCCACTCTCCACCAACAAAAACTCCATCTTTTGTTGAAAAGGTCACCAAAGACACTTGGGTTCCCGTCCAATTTAACATCTGATCCAGAGAGGGGATGGTAGATTGAAATGTCGCCATTAGTAGGAGAGTTAGTAACAACGTCAGCTTTCTCGATCATGcgagtggataagggaggagaCTCAACAAACTTATCCTTGGACAGATTAACCTTCTCGAACTGAACAGAATAAGGAGCTAAGATCCTATCAGGGAAGGGAGTGAGTTCATCTGCAGACTTATCAGTTGCAGAATCTGGAGTTGAGGGTCTATCATCGAAGTGTTTGGGCTCACCAGCAGACTTCTCTTTAGTAGCAGAATCTTGATTCAGCAAAAGGAACGGGCTCATCAGCGGAATTTTCTTCAATAGCATAATCTGTGTTACagatatcattttaaaaaatatgattatcAGTGAAAGGAACGttgaaaaatatcatttttaaaaattaatctacGTTAAAAATATCACATGCATAATAATGCATTATATATACTCCTTCGCCATAAGATATTTTTGGCGAAAAACccaacatattttataaaaccaTTACTTAATAATTAGTTAGAATACGTAATTTAACCAaccatataaaattatagaatttaaGAGTCAGTTATGTCAAATAATATTAGAAAGTGGCATAGCAATTTGTATCATCGTACAAAAGAAATAGTTACAAACTTTTACTATggaacatataaaatattatatatatatgctacaGTTTATTAGAAAATGATCTACAATATAAATAGTAACGGTAACTAAAGATAGAGTCGTTTGAAAATTACGTAACTAAATACTGCCCCAGATATGGAAAAATCACATGCTTTCTCAGTTAATTTTTAcagataaattttatttttgttgtgttTGTTAGTTTTTTCCGTTAAAATTTTCACTAGAAGGTAGTGAGCAAAGTGGATTTTGAGGATTACTGGAAAAGACAAAAAGAAGGTAAAGTTGAAAAAGAAAGGGGGACAAAGCTTATAATTATTTGTTGGCATTTTTATAAATGACAAACGATATTTTATTTCACTGAAACCCATCAAGATAATTAATaatgtcaaaataattttatttaagaaatagaaaatggagaaaatcaaaataaataagtcAAAAGACAAATTAATTCAATACAACGAAGGTGACCACACGTTGTGTTGGAGCAACCTAATTGCTATGGCTAAATTCTAACTAAAGTCTAAGGAACCATAAAATAAAGATGTCGAATGGAGTACATGACAGTTTTATCGAAAACCAAGCAGCAATTTCAGATTCACCATGTTAATTATGAAGTGAGTTGATGAGTTACTAATAAAGTCGTTTAACTAATAACAGCTAAATCCATTAAAGTAAATGGAAACATAACCATGATCATTACAAGCTATTAGCTATGTATATAAACAAAGTAAGAGATAGAGAAGACTATGACACTGAATTCTCTGCAGACACTTTACtctatgtttgtttgttttcttatcTTAATTCTTGTAATAAGGGCTATATAATCATCAATgctaaaataaacattttatatatattcacaaTTAACGTGGGGTCACAACTAAATAACTACAAAGGATCAAGGATCTACGCTGTGGATCTCAATTATGTGTTGAATAGATTCAAAAGTAATAGTACCATATAAGATAGAGCCTTGAAAATTACACAACTAGTTAAAGACTATCCCAAGATTGGATATGGTAACAATTGCaaatttcttttcatttgaaatttgggagatttttttttattttttggttttcttgaatTTTGTTCCTTTGTTATTGCCGAAAAATTGTAACAAGTAGGAAATAATGGCATTAAGAAAGATAAAAGAAGGTAATTTCACGTGTTGTGTTCGGCTAACAGCCTAACACTAGCCCAAACTCACGCCATACAAGCCCATAGCAGGAATAGTTGAAGATTTTGATTACAAtacaattttcttttcatcCTCATCTATTTGCTTTGCCACTAACGTAATTTTCAATAGTTAGCTTTCAGGTGCTTTTTTCAACTTATAAGAAGAAATAATGAGCTCACATTAGTTGACTTGGTAACCTATTCTTAAAACATGAGAATGAAACAGGTTCGGACTTGCTTATACTAGTGATATTGAATCTCATCAATAACTTAAAACTTTTGCGTACCACCACCACCACGTACAGAATACAAGGTTTGTGTTTTGGCAGTCATAAATTGGAACGTCCGCAGGTCCAGTTATATGGGCTCTAATGGGCCCAGTACAGCTTATAATTAAAATGGTATATTAATTTAGAGACAATAAGAAATGAATGCAAGTGAGTAGACCCATGTAGTGAAGCAGCAGCGACAGGTCCTGAGGTCACACTCACCGCAAAATGCTTACAGAGTTTCACATGCAATGCTTCTGcccatttatttttctttattgcaCACTTTATTATCATTACCCCACACCACACCACTTTCTacttaatgttttcatttaattcATTCGTTCCTATTCTTCATGTGAGTTGGATTTTCTTGCATTAAATTTTTCTTTGATATATCCccaaatgtatatatttatccctagaatattttttttttcagaaacaaaCTCAAGTGAATAGATTCTATGTTATGTATTATGTaattatagtatataatatgTTAGTAGTAAATAAGTTTCCATGATTCTAATAAATGTACAACTGTATCCGTATGGTATGTCGATTTAGGTGATACAATATTTACTTACCTCTCTAGTGCCATTTTATCCATCTTTTGAAGCTATATAAGCTCTGTAGCCTGATCAAAAATGTAACGTTTGTATAGTAGATATGAGGTTTAAACTcctttaacatatttttttggtattgaTATGGATACAACTCACAGAAAACAGTTATAATGTAAGTAGAGGAGGTCGTGATAATAATCAATCATAAAGTACCGAACGTAGCAcacatttatgtttttcttcagtgcataatcataaaatataataaggtCTAATAAACGAAGATTACATAAAATCAGTTTTTCAAACAAGCCCTCAAAGGTTTGCCGCAAAGACAGTCGTTGTACATAAACGACGCCGCTTCAAGGTGACTGAACGGAGACCCCACCGGAATCCTCCCGCAGAGATGGTTATGGCTAAGATC is from Brassica napus cultivar Da-Ae unplaced genomic scaffold, Da-Ae ScsIHWf_617;HRSCAF=912, whole genome shotgun sequence and encodes:
- the LOC106451864 gene encoding serine/threonine-protein kinase UCNL; translation: MESSPSSPPSSPGILNLDSIRALKILGQGATGTVFLAHDVVSVSPSSSSFAVKLVHKSSASSLRRARWEIEVLRRLSVETNQNPFLPRLLASFESPEFFVWAVPYCSGGDLNVLLRRQNDGVFSSSVIRFYVAEIVCALEHLHSMGIAYRDLKPENILIQQSGHVTLTDFDLSRSLKKPTRPEFFQPDPELCTDPKKSRSFSRWVSPAKSESKKTRSARVNPITRRKTSFSSGERSNSFVGTDEYVSPEVIRGDGHDFAVDWWALGVLTYEMMYGETPFKGKSKKETFRNVLVKEPEFAGKPNDLTDLIRRLLVKDSSRRLGSRRGAAEIKEHPFFAGVRWHLLTEVLRPPFIPLRDDGELTVGGFDIREHLEKLRMTVSSALPSPLQSPSHVCRNSDSFIDF